In one Brassica oleracea var. oleracea cultivar TO1000 chromosome C9, BOL, whole genome shotgun sequence genomic region, the following are encoded:
- the LOC106317032 gene encoding uncharacterized protein LOC106317032 isoform X1: MACLEMHNFNGGGDMSPRISFSNDFVETRPETTKTRRSSPLSKPEGSSSATDNFEFSVSDYTMMPADELFSKGKLLPFKETNQVQRTLREELLVEDEEESPHEATNVFYLKRPIFSSSSSKGRWKGLLSLKRTHVGSKNNEEPFVHMIDNKQSQEAMGGREGLSCRDMKKSV; the protein is encoded by the exons ATGGCATGCTTAGAAATGCACAACTTCAATGGTGGTGGTGACATGAGTCCTAGAATCTCTTTCTCTAATGATTTCGTTGAGACTAGGCCTGAGACGACGAAGACGCGAAGATCAAGCCCTCTCTCCAAACCAGAGGGTTCTTCCTCAGCTACTGATAACTTCGAGTTTTCTGTCTCCGACTACACAATGATGCCTGCTGATGAACTTTTCTCTAAAGGAAAGCTGTTGCCATTCAAGGAGACTAACCAAGTCCAGAGAACATTGAGAGAAGAGCTCCTCGTCGAAGATGAAGAAGAAAGTCCTCATGAAGCTACCAACGTCTTCTATCTCAAGCGACCCATCTTCTCATCTTCTTCCTCTAAGGGAAGGTGGAAAGGGCTTTTGAGCCTTAAGAGGACCCATGTCGGGTCTAAGAACAATGAAGAACCATTTGTTCACATGATCGATAACAAACAGTCTCAG GAAGCAATGGGTGGAAGAGAAGGCTTAAGTTGCAGGGACATGAAGAAGAGTGTGTAG
- the LOC106317032 gene encoding uncharacterized protein LOC106317032 isoform X2, with product MACLEMHNFNGGGDMSPRISFSNDFVETRPETTKTRRSSPLSKPEGSSSATDNFEFSVSDYTMMPADELFSKGKLLPFKETNQVQRTLREELLVEDEEESPHEATNVFYLKRPIFSSSSSKGRWKGLLSLKRTHVGSKNNEEPFVHMIDNKQSQQWVEEKA from the exons ATGGCATGCTTAGAAATGCACAACTTCAATGGTGGTGGTGACATGAGTCCTAGAATCTCTTTCTCTAATGATTTCGTTGAGACTAGGCCTGAGACGACGAAGACGCGAAGATCAAGCCCTCTCTCCAAACCAGAGGGTTCTTCCTCAGCTACTGATAACTTCGAGTTTTCTGTCTCCGACTACACAATGATGCCTGCTGATGAACTTTTCTCTAAAGGAAAGCTGTTGCCATTCAAGGAGACTAACCAAGTCCAGAGAACATTGAGAGAAGAGCTCCTCGTCGAAGATGAAGAAGAAAGTCCTCATGAAGCTACCAACGTCTTCTATCTCAAGCGACCCATCTTCTCATCTTCTTCCTCTAAGGGAAGGTGGAAAGGGCTTTTGAGCCTTAAGAGGACCCATGTCGGGTCTAAGAACAATGAAGAACCATTTGTTCACATGATCGATAACAAACAGTCTCAG CAATGGGTGGAAGAGAAGGCTTAA